The Desulfovibrio fairfieldensis sequence ACCGCGCCTACGGTGATCCGCTCCCTGATGCGCCTGGGCGAAGCCTGGGCAGAGCGCTATGACCTGCGCAGCCTGCGCATTCTGGGGTCGGTGGGCGAACCCATCAACCCCGAAGCCTGGCAGTGGTACCACAAGCACATCGGCGCGGGCGAACTGCCCATTGTGGACACCTGGTGGCAGACCGAAACCGGCGGGGCCATGATCAGCCCCATGCCCTACGCCACCAAACTCAAGCCCGGCTCGGCGAGCAAGCCCCTGCCCGGCATCGACGCCGCCGTCATGGGCAGCGCGGGACGCGACGGCGAGGAAACCACCGGCGCGGGCCATCTGGTGATCCGCAAACCCTGGCCCGGCATGATGCTCGGCGTATTCAACGATGAGGAAAAATACCAGTCCTACTTCTCGCGCTTCGGCTGCTACGAGTCCGGCGACGGCGCGCAGGTGGACGCGGACGGTTATTTCTGGATTCTGGGCCGTATTGACGACTCCATCAACGTCTCCGGCCACCGTCTGTCCACGGCGGAAATCGAAGCCGTGCTGGCCGCCTGCCCCGAAGTGGGCGAAGCGGCTGTGGTGCCCATGCCCCACCGGCTCAAGGGCGAGGCCATCTACGCCTATGTGCTCACCCGCGACGAAGTGCCCTGGAGCGAGGAGTTGCGCAAGAAACTGCGCGACACCGTGCGACGCGACATCGGCGCGCTGGCCAACCCCGAATACATCCAGTTTGTGGAGGCCATGCCCAAGACCACCTCGGGCAAAATCATCCGCCGCATGCTGCGCAAAATCGCCGGCGACACGTATGAGGATATGGGCGACACCACGGCCCTGGCCGATCCCCATGTGCTGGAGGCCATCATCATCGGCCACCAGAATCTCCTCCAGGGCCAGCACGAAACCGCCACACCGGCCGGGGATGAACCGACTCCGGACGCCAAGGAAGGGGCCCCGGCGGGCGCATAACTATCTCTCATACTGTTGCGTAACTCCAAAAGGGTCGGCATTTGCCGACCCTTTTTCACTGCCGCAAATCCGTCGTGGATACGCACTCCGGCGGCCAACCGACAGCCTCGCGCAGCGCGGATATGCTACAAGGCCTTGCGCCGGATCCAGACGTGACGCGCGGCCAGCAGGCCGAAGGCCGTCCCGGCCACCAGATGGGCGCGCCCGTTACCCGTGAAGCCAAGTGCGATGCTCAGGCCGCAGGCGGCCAGCAGAGCGCGCAGCTCCAGTTTACGCGGACTCAGCCCTAAGGAGACAGTTTGTCCCCGCCGCAACAGGCCGGACCAAACGGTCATGGGGCCGCCTGCGGGTCCGTTTGCGGATGCGCCGGACCGCGCGCCCCGACAGGTCTTTGCCGGGCGACACAACTCCGGCAGGGCCGCCTCCAGATCCCGACAGATGCCGCCCAGATCCGCGTCCGGCGTCAAAAGCAGCAGAATGGAGCCCGAACCGCAACGCGCTTCCAGCACGTCGCTCTTGCCGGACAGAACAGCCAAAGCCCGTTCCCGCCCGGCGGTCCCGGCCAGGGCCGGATGGCGCAGCCGCGCCCGGCCTTCCATAGCATGCACAAGGTATGTCGGCATGAGTCCCCCTTTGTAACTTCAGGAGTTATTTGAAAATGACTTTCTTTTTTCTTGACCCATAATTAAATTTAGTGCAAGCTCTCTTCTGAGCCGGGATCCATATTCCGGCGCGGCGTCCATCAAGACCGACCCCCAAACGGCGCGCGGGGTTCTCCGCGCCACGGGGCGCCGCGCCGGACTGGCAGCACCCGGCACCATCACAGTCAACCGGCACAATGCCGACGAGAGGGAACGCGCATGAGTCAGATTGTCAGTCTCCGTCAGATGCACGTGGGCCAACAGGGGAAGATCGCCACAGTGGAGGCGCTGGGCGAAATGAACCGGCGCATTCGCGACATGGGCCTGATTCCCGGCACCACCGTTTCCGTGGTGGGACGCGCGCCGCTCAAAGATCCGGTGGCCCTGCGCCTTTCCGGGGTGACCATTTCCCTGCGCAACAGCGAGGCGGACTACATCAAGGTCGATGTGTCCGGCGTGGCCCGCTAATTTTTTATCCTGCATCAGTTGGGGCAGTTTTGTCCAATCTCGCCTCCGCCGCGCGGGCTAGCTGCGGAGGACGGGACGTGTTGTCTGCGTTCGGGGGAGTATCGCCCGTCGGCGTCCATCGCGCGGGTTGCAAAGCAAGTTGCAACGTAAAAGGAGGAGTTTATGAACAGCGGCATCAAATTCGGACTGATTTTTCTGGGCGGCATAGCCTTTGGCGCGCTGGGCGCCGTGGCCTTGAGCAAGGGCAAGCTGAACCTCAAGCCCGTGGCCGCCGACCTGATCAGCCGGGGCATGGATGTGAAAGACGCCCTGATGAGCAAGGTGGAAGCGGTCAAGGAAGACATGGAAGACCTCGCCGCTGAAGCCCGTCAGGCTTCGGAAAAGCGCAAGGCGGCCAAAGAGAGCCAGGAAACCGAGCAAGCCCAGGCCTAACCGGAACTCCCGCAGTCATTCCATTCCCGGCCTTGCGGCATCTCCCGCATGCGCCTCAGGGCCGGGACCGTTTTTTCCGGCCCGGTTCAGGGCTTTCTTTTTCAGACTGGAGCGCGCATGTCCTTTTCCATCGTCCATGAACTTCAGGGTCTCGACGGCGCCGCCGGCAGGATGCGCGTGCGCGCCAGCCGCCCCCTGTCCCCGATTCCGGCCGCCGACCTGGCCCGGAACCTGGAAGAACTGCCCGGCATCAGTGGGGTGCACGTCAACCCCCGCGTGGGCAGCCTGCTTTTTTTCTACGCCGGCCAGGAAAGCCGCGTGTCTGCCCTGCGCCTGCTGGCCGCCCATGATGCCGTGGACGCCGTGGGCGACGCGGGCCGCGCGGATCTCCCGGCCACCACGGCGGAGCTTCTGCCTGAAGAGCCGCCTGCGGGCGGCCTGTTGCCGCTGGTACGCTTTTTTATCATCCGTCCCTTTTTGCCCACGGTCTGGCGCATGGTCACCAGCGTCGCCACGGCCGTGCCTTTTTTGCTCAAGGGTCTCGGCTCCCTGCTGCGCGGCAGGCTCAGCGTGGAGGTGCTGGATGCGGCGGCCATCACCGTTTCGCTGCTTATGCGCGACTTCCGCACGGTCAGCGTGCTGACACTGCTGCTGGGACTGGGCGAGGCTCTGGAATACTGGACCCGCCGCCGCTCTCTGGACAGTCTGACCGAAAGCCTTGCCCTGAATGTGGACAGCGCCTGGCTGCTCGGCGAGGACGGCACGGAAGTCTCCGTGCCTCTGGGCCAGGTCCGCGAGGGCGATCTGGTGGTGGTGCGCGACGGCGGCTCCATCCCGGTGGACGGCATTGTGGAGGACGGCTGCGCGCTGGTCAATCAATCCTCCATGACCGGCGAACCGCTGGGCGTGCCGCGCGGCAAGGGCGCGGCGGTCTTTGCCGGAACCGTGGTGGAGGAAGGTCGTCTGGTGATCCGGGTCAGCCAGGTGGGCGACGGCACCCGCCTGCGCCAGGTGGTCACCTTCATTGAACAGTCCGAGGCGCTCAAGGCCGGCATCCAGGGCAAGACCGAACGGCTGGCCGATCTGGCCGTGCCCTTTACCTTCGGCCTGGCGGCACTGGTCTGGCTGATCACGCGCAATCCCATGCGCGCCGCTTCGGTGCTGCTGGTGGATTATTCCTGCGCGCTCAAACTGGCCACGCCCCTGGCCGTGCTGGCCGCCATGCGCGAGGGGGCGCGCCACGGCATGGCTATCAAGGGCGGTCGCTATCTGGAAGCCCTGAGCGATGCGGATACCCTGGTTTTCGACAAAACAGGCACGCTGACCAACGCCACCCCCAAGGTGGTTGCGGTCATTCCCGCCGCCGGGCATGAGCGGGACGAGGTCCTGCGGATCATGGCCTGCCTGGAAGAACATTTTCCCCATCCTGTGGCCCGCGCCGTGGTGCGCAAGGCCCAGGAAGAGGGCCTCCAGCATGAGGAAGAGCACGCCCAGGTGGAATACGTGGTGGCCCACGGCGTGGCGTCCTCCCTGTACGGCAGAAAGCTGCGGGTGGGCAGCCGCCACTATATTGAGCACGACGAGGGCGTGGACGTCTCGCCTATGGAGGCGGAGATCGCCTGCCAGGCGGCTCAAGGACGTTCCCTGCTCTATCTGGCCGAGGACGGCAAACTGGCCGGCATTCTGGCCATTGAAGACCCGTTGCGCCCCGAGGCCGCCGGAGTGGTGGAAACCCTGCGCGGCATGGGCTTCAAACGCGTGCTGATGCTCACCGGCGACGATGAGCGCACGGCACGGGCCGTGGCCGAGCGAGCGGGCATTACGGAATTCCGCGCCCAGGTCCTGCCCACGGACAAGGCCAAGGTGGTGCAGGAACTGACGGCCGACGGCTGCAAGGTGCTCATGGTGGGCGACGGCATCAACGACGCCCCGGCCCTTTCGGCCTCCCATGTGGGCGTGGCCATGATCGACGGCACGGATCTGGCGCGGGAAGTTGCCAATGTGCTGCTGACCAGGCCGGATCTGGGCGGGCTCATCGACGCGCGGCGGCTGGCCCGCAGCACCCTGCGCCGCATCCACGTGAACTTCGCGGCCACCCTGACCCTGAACAGCCTCTTTTTGGCGGGCGGCCTGTTCATGCTCTTGCAGCCCGGCGTCTCGGCCCTGCTGCATAACCTGACCACCTTGGGCGTGTCGCTCAACGCCATGCGCCCGCACCTGCGGAGCACCGAAGCCGTTGCCCCTGTGGAGGACAGCCCATGCTGAACAGCCTGCGCCTGCTCAAATACGTGACCAGTTTTTCGGACGGCCGGGTACGCATCCGTCACCCGGCCCTGCGCCGTGAAGCCGTGGCCGCCACGGCCAGAGAAAAACTGGCCGCCATTGACGGTGTGCTTTCCGTGGACTTCAATACCGTCAGCGGCTCGGTGCTGATTCTCTACGACAGCGCGCGCCTGCCCAAGGAGCGGCTTGTCGCCGTGGGCGAAGCCTGGGCCGATTATCTGGACGCGGTTCAGGCGGGCCGCCCGGCGCACGTGCCGGACTGTTGAAGCCGTTCAGGCTTGAAGCGGATTGCCCCGCGCGGATGGTATGGTTCCGCGCGGGGCAATCCGTTGTTAAAGGCAGGTCGCCGAGTCGTAGAGCAGATTACCTTTGGAATGCTCTAACGGCTCTGAAAATCAAAGGCGCAAGCGCCATCCTGGACCACCCGCCGGTACATGTCCGGTTCGGTGTCGCCCTCGGTGCTGATCAGCAGCACCACCGAGGATTCGTTCAAGCCCAGAGCCGAACGCATGGCGGCCGCCTCCGGCGCGCGCGCCAGATAATCCAGCAGGCCCACGCCCACGGCTCCGGATTCGCCGGAAACCAACGCCGGATCGCCGGGCAGGGGCGCGGCCAGCATGCGCATGCCGTTGGCCGCCAGGCCGTCCGGACAGGCCACTGCCGCGAAAGCGTGCTCCCGCAGAATCCCCCAGGCCAGGCTGCTGGGCTCGCCGCAGGCCAGACCGGCCATGATGGTGCGCATCTCCCCGGCCGCGGCATGGGCGCGGCCGTCCTCACTTCGAATGGAGCGGAAAATGCAATCGGCGCTGTGCGGCTCCATAATGACGGCCAGCGGGGCAGGACCGCCCTCTTCCGTGCCGGCAACGGCGAAAAAACTCAGTACGGCGGCGGCAAAGGAACCCACGCCCGCCTGCAACAGCAGATGCGTGGGCCGCGTGAGTCCCATGGCGCGCATCTGCTCCCGCGCTTCCAGAGCCAGGGTCGTGTAGCCCTGCATGATCCAGCGCGGGATTTCCTCATAACCGTCCCAGGCCGTGTCCTGCACCAGCACGCCGCCCATAGCCCGCGCATGCGCGGCGGCATGGCGCACCGCGTCGTCATAAGCCAGATCCGTAATTTCACAGTATGCGCCCAAGGCGCGGATGGCCGCCGCTCTGGCCTCGGCCGAGCCTTTGGGCATGAAGACCACGGCCCGCTGTCCGAACTGCCGGGCGGCCCAGGCCAGGCCCCGCCCGTGATTGCCGTCCGTGGCCGTGACAAGAGTGATCTCTCCCAGCCGGTCCCGTGCCTCGGGCCCGCAAAGGGCCGCGCGGCTGAGACCGTCCGGCGGCAGATTCAGACGGCGAGCCAGAATCCGGGCCACGGCCCAGGACGCGCCCAACCCTTTGAAGGCCTTGAGCCCGAAACGGCGGGATTCGTCCTTGACCAGGACCCGGCCCAGACCGAGCCGGGCGGCCAGGCCAGCCAGACTGCACAGGGGCGTGGGGCTATATTCCGGGAAGCCGGCGTGAAAACCACGGACATTACGTGCCCGCGCCGGACCGAAAGCGGACGGCGGAACCGGAACGGCGGCATCCGGCTGTGCGGCATAGCGGGCGTTGAGCGCCAGTTCCACGGGACGCACGGGCTTCAATCCAGTTTGGCTTCGGCCAGCCAAGACTCGAACCGCGCCAGATTCTCCCCGAAGTTGCGGCGGCCGTAGCCCATGCGGAAATAGGGCTCGTCCATGCCGTAGACGCTGCCGGGCAGGAGCAATACCCCGGCCTCACGCGCCAGGCGCTCGCAAAAGCCCTCCATCGGGCCGTCGATATGGATTTTGTGGAAGCCGATGGGCCCGGCCAGGGGGCGGTTGTGGGTAAACAGGCCCGCGTGCCGGGCGAAAAAAGCGTCGGCCAGAGCCAGATTAGCCCGGACAATGCCCCGGTTGCGCGCCAGAATGGCCGGAGCGTGGCACAGGGCCACCAGGGCCAGCTCCTCCGAGGGCGCGGCGCAACAGATGCTCAGATAATTTTTGAAGCGGCTCATGGCCGTAAGCAGGCCCCGGTCGCGGCTGACGGCCCAGCCGATGCGCAGGCCCGGCAGGCCGTAGGCCTTGGAGAGCACGCCGATGGAAACGCCCCGCTCATACAGCTCGCAGATCGCGGGACGGGCATGCCAGGCGTTTTCATCCGAGCCGTCCGGGTCTTCCAGGCCTTTGTAAACCTCATCGGCGATCACATGGATGCCGCGCCCGGCCGCAAGGGCGCAGAGCGCGCGCAGTTCCGCGTCACTCAGAGCGTAGCCCGTGGGATTGTGGGGAGTGTTGACGACAATGGCCCTGGTATGGGGACGGAGCAGGGATTCCAATGCGTCGAAATCCAGGGCCCAGCCTTGCCCTGTCTGGCGGAAGCGCCAGAAAGACAGCTCGCAGCCCACGGCCCGCGCCACCTCATACAGGGATTGGTAGGCCGGGAACATGCAGATCACGTGATCGCCCTTTTCCAGCAGCACATTCAGGCAGGAAAAAATGCCTTCCTGCGCGCCGGTCTGCACCAACACCCGGTCATTGTCCGCATTCCGGTACAGACGGGCTATGGCCTGCCTGAGTTCCGGTTTGCCGTCATTTTCGGCATAGCCGAGCCGAGTTTGCAGAAAGGCCTCGCGCGCTCCGGCCGGGTCCGGCTCCAAGGCCAGCAGTTCCGCGATGCTCAAGGCCTCGCAGTCGGACTGGGCCAGAAGGTGGGGCGCGGAAAATTCATGCTTGCCGAAAAACACTTCCAGTTCAAAATCGGGAATCCGCATGCGCTCCCTCATCGTCCGGCGCGCCGCTCCGGAGAGCTTCGTCCGAACGCTTTTCCAGACCCGGTTCGTAGACGCAGTAGCCCAGTTTGCCGCGCTTGGCCGTATACATGGCCACATCCGCCCGGCGGATCAGCTCGTCCAGGGTCAGACCGGCTTCGTCGCAACGCACGATGCCGATGCTGGGGGCAATGAGCCGCAAGGCCTCTGAAGAGCGAAAGGCTTCACGCACCAGTTTCACCAGGAGCCGCGCCTTGCGGATCAGAAAATCCAGAGGCCGGTCGCCCCAGTAAAGGGCGAATTCGTCGCCGCCCAGGCGAGCCACCACGGCCTGGGGACAGGAGGCGCGCAAAAGCTCCGCCACCGTGACCAGGGCCTGATCGCCCGCCTGATGCCCCCAGCGGTCATTGACGCTCTTGAAATGGTCCAGGTCCACATAAAGCAGGCTTTCAGCCCCGTTCGTCCCTCCGGGCTGCGCATGCTCATAGAAATAGCGCCGGTTGTACAGCCCGGTCAGGACGTCGGTATTGGCGTGGCGCGACAGCCGCCGCTCGAACTCCCGCTCCAGCGTGACGTCGCGAAAAATTACGATGGCCCCGATTCTGTTGGAAAAAACATCCAGAATATCCTGTTCCTGGACATCCAGGACAATCTCCCGGCCGTTGAGTTTCCAGCGCAGTTCCGCGCGCTCTTCCTCCCGGACCAGCTGGCCTCCGGACATGGCATTTTCCCGCCATGCCCGGCAATCGCCGCCCAGCACATCGCTGTCGGCCACCGCGAAAAATTCCTTGAATTTTTCGTTGATATTGACGATGTGATCCTCCGCGTCGGTGATCATCACGGCAAAAGGCAGGCTGCCCAGCAGCAGCTCCAGCTCGGCGCTCATGGTGGCCAGGTTGGTCACGTCATGGGCCACGCCCACTGTGCCCATGATCCGTCCGTCATCGTCGAAAAGAGGCGACTTCCAGGTTTTGAACTGGCGCATGCCCTGCTTGCTCTTGACGAATTCGTCAAAAACGCGGGTCTTGCCCTCTTCCATGACCACGGTGTCTGTTTCCAGACAGACGTACTCGCCCTTTTCGTATTCTTCCTTTTTCAGATCCCAGATATAATAATGGCCCCGCCCTTCAATGTCTTCTTTGCTTTTGCCCACGGTCCGGCAAAAACTGTCGTTGACCTTGAGGTGCGCGCCCACCGCGTCCTTGAACCAGATCAGGGAGGGCGTGGCGTTGATGACCGCATCCAGATAGTAGTGCGTGAGGCGGGAATCCCGTTGCAGCTTCAGGCCGTCAAGCAGCCTTCCGAAACGGGCGGCAAGCGCCGCCGCGCCGCACGGCCCGGCCCAGAGATCGTCGATATGATCCCAGATGCCGTCCGGCAGCCCGGCGGCCTCCGCCGGGTCAGGGGCCAGAAGGATGATGCGAGCGCCCGCTTTGGCCGCGCCGCGTATTTCGGGCAGGCAGGAAATCCGCCCGGCCTTCAGAAAAATGACGTCGTCCCGCTCCAGATCACGGCAGTCCGGACCGGGGCCGCCGCTGACGAAGACATGCTCAAAGCGCTCACGCGGCGGCACGGAACGCAGAATATTTTCCAGCTCCGCATCAGCGCCGCAGATTCTGATCCGTAATGTACACTGGTACATGCCGCCTTAGCCTCCTTCGCCGGAGCAGGCTCCGACGGACGCGCACCGTCTAGTATATTTCTTCGCTCAAAAGTAGGATTTAAGCAAGTATTCCAATCTGACGGAATAACATGTTTCTGAAAACCATACGGGATATCAGGGATAAATCAACTCAGGAACGGCGGCTGAGCAACGCCAGGCGCGCGGCTCTGGCATTGCCGTAGCGCAGCCGCCACCAGAAGCGCCGCGCGCGCAGGCGGGCGCGGTCCAGGCAGAGGTAGACCACGGGCGTGGTGTAGAGAGTCAGCAGCTGGCTGACCAACAGGCCGCCCACAATGGTGATGCCCAGAGGCTGGCGGATCTCCGCGCCGTCGCCCTGCCCCATGGCCAGGGGCACCGCGCCGAGAATGGCAGCCGCCGTGGTCATCATAATCGGCCGGAAGCGCAGCAGGCAGGCTTCGTAAATGGCCTTGTCCGGCGGCAGATGGCGGGTGCGGGAGGCCTCCAGGGCAAAGTCGATCATCATGATGGCGTTCTTTTTGACGATGCCCGCCAGCAAAAGCACGCCGATCAGCGCGATGACGCTGAACTCCATCTTGAAAAGCATCAGGGCCAGCAGGGCCCCGCCGCCCGCCGAGGGAATAGTGGAAAGGATGGTCAGGGGGTGGATCAGGCTCTCGTAGAGCACGCCCAGCACAATGTACAGCGCGGCCAGGGCCGCCAGAATCAGAATGATCTGGCTGCTCATGGTGTCGCTGAATATCTTGGCCGTGCCCTGAAAACTGCCCACGATGGTGGAGGGCATGCCGATTTTGACCCGCGCCTCGGCAATGGCCGCCTGGGCCTGGGAAAGGGAGGCCCCCTGAGCCAGATTGAAGGAAATGGTCACGGCGGCGAACTGGCCCTGATGCGCCACGGAGAGCGGCGCGAAAGCCGGGCCCACGCCGGCCACGCTGAGCAGCGGCACCAGGCCGTCCTTGCCCGGCAGGCGCACCTTGTCCAGAGCCTGCGCGCCTTCCAGCCAGTCCGGCCCGTATTCCAGCACCACGCGGTACTGGTTTTTATCCTGGTAGATGGTGGACACCTGGCGCTGCCCGAAGGCATTGTTCAGGGCCGCGTCCACATCCCGCATGGTCAGGCCCAGGCGGGCCAGAGCGTCGCGGTTCACCGTGAGCATGGTCTGGAGGCCGCGCTCCTCAATGTCGCTGTCCACGTCCTTGAACAGGGGCAGGGCCGCCAGGGCCTGCTGGAGGCGGCGGCCCCAGGTGCGCAGATCGTCCAGATTGTCGGCCTGCAGGGTATACTGGTACTGGGAGCGCGCGCTGCGCCCGCCCATCATGATGTCCTGGGCCGGTTGCAGGAAAATCTGCAGGCCCGGTTCGGACGAGAGTTTGCCGCGCAGCCGCCCGATGACCGCCTGGGCGCCGATTTTGCGCTCTTCCAGAGGCTTGAGCGAGATGAACACCCCGCCCCCGCCGCGCCCGCCGGAAATATGGGCCGAAACCTGTTCCACGGCCGGGTCCGCGCGGATCACGTCCACCAGCTTCGCCAGCTTGGTCTGCATGGCCTGAAAGGAAGCGCTCTGGTCCGCCCGGATGCCGCCCATGATCACGCCCGTGTCCTGCTGGGGGAAAAAGCCCTTGGGCACTATAATATACAGCCAGACATTTCCGGCAATGATCAGAAGCAGGGAAAGCATGGTCAGGCGCGGATGGCGCAGCACCACGGCCAGGCTGGCCGCGTAGCCGCGCTGCATGCCCGCCAGCATGGCCCCCCAGGCCTGCCCAACGCGGGTACACCACTGCCGCAGCGGTTTCAGAAAGCCGCCCCGGGCTTGCAGCAGGCGCTCCTTGCGCCGGGCCAGATCCGCGTCAAAAGGCCGCAGCAGCTTGGCGCACATCATGGGCGTGGTGGTCAGGGAAACCAGCATGGAGACCAGCACCGCCGTGGTGAGCACCACGGAAAACTCGCGGAACAGACGGCCCACAATGCCGCCCATGAACAGAATGGGCGTGAACACCGCCACCAGGGAAATAGAAATGGACACCACGGTGAAACCCACTTCGCGCGCGCCGCGCAGGGCCGCGCGCAGGGGGCTTTCGCCCATTTCCAGACGGCGGACGATGTTTTCCAGCACCACGATGGCGTCGTCCACCACAAAACCCGTGGACACGGTGAGCGCCATGAGCGAGAGGTTGTCCAAACTGTAGCCGCAGAGGTACATGACCCCGAAAGTGGCGATAAGCGAAACCGGCGCGGCCACGGCCGGAATGCTGGTGGCCCTGGCGTTGCGCAGGAACAGAAAGGTCACCAGCACCACCAGGCCCATGGCCAGCATGAGGCTTTTTTCCACTTCGCGCAAAGAGGCCCGGATGGTCAGGGAACGGTCCATGCGCAGTTCCAGATCCGCGCTTTCCGGCAGCCAGGAGCGCAGTTGCGGGATCATGGCCTTGACCCGGTCCACAGTCTCAATGATGTTGGCTCCGGGCGAGCGAAAGACGATCAGCAGGATGGCCGGTTTGCCGTTGGCCACGGCCATGTTGCGCACGTCCTGGGAGGAATCTTCTACGCGCGCCACGTCCGAGAGCCGGATGGTTTTGCCGTCCTTCTGGGCCACAATCAGCGGTTTGTAGTCCTCGGCCTTCTGCAACTGGTCGTTGGCCCCCACCAGCCAGAAATTTTCTCCGTTTTCCAACATGCCCTTGGGCAGAAAGGCATTGGCCGCGGCCAGGGATTTGCGCACGTCCTCCATGCTCACGCCCGCGCGGTTCAGGGCGTCGGGGATGGCCTCCACCCGCACGGCGGGCAGGGCCCCGCCGCCCACGGTCACTTCGCCCACGCCGGGAATCTGCGAAATTTTCTGGGCCAGCACCGTGGAAGCCGCGTCGTACAACTGGGCGCGGGTCAGCACGTCCGAGGTGATGGACAAAATCATGATCGGCGCGCCCGAGGGATTGACCTTGCGGTAGGATGGGTTGGACGGCAT is a genomic window containing:
- a CDS encoding heavy metal translocating P-type ATPase translates to MSFSIVHELQGLDGAAGRMRVRASRPLSPIPAADLARNLEELPGISGVHVNPRVGSLLFFYAGQESRVSALRLLAAHDAVDAVGDAGRADLPATTAELLPEEPPAGGLLPLVRFFIIRPFLPTVWRMVTSVATAVPFLLKGLGSLLRGRLSVEVLDAAAITVSLLMRDFRTVSVLTLLLGLGEALEYWTRRRSLDSLTESLALNVDSAWLLGEDGTEVSVPLGQVREGDLVVVRDGGSIPVDGIVEDGCALVNQSSMTGEPLGVPRGKGAAVFAGTVVEEGRLVIRVSQVGDGTRLRQVVTFIEQSEALKAGIQGKTERLADLAVPFTFGLAALVWLITRNPMRAASVLLVDYSCALKLATPLAVLAAMREGARHGMAIKGGRYLEALSDADTLVFDKTGTLTNATPKVVAVIPAAGHERDEVLRIMACLEEHFPHPVARAVVRKAQEEGLQHEEEHAQVEYVVAHGVASSLYGRKLRVGSRHYIEHDEGVDVSPMEAEIACQAAQGRSLLYLAEDGKLAGILAIEDPLRPEAAGVVETLRGMGFKRVLMLTGDDERTARAVAERAGITEFRAQVLPTDKAKVVQELTADGCKVLMVGDGINDAPALSASHVGVAMIDGTDLAREVANVLLTRPDLGGLIDARRLARSTLRRIHVNFAATLTLNSLFLAGGLFMLLQPGVSALLHNLTTLGVSLNAMRPHLRSTEAVAPVEDSPC
- a CDS encoding FeoA family protein, which produces MSQIVSLRQMHVGQQGKIATVEALGEMNRRIRDMGLIPGTTVSVVGRAPLKDPVALRLSGVTISLRNSEADYIKVDVSGVAR
- a CDS encoding diguanylate cyclase domain-containing protein — protein: MYQCTLRIRICGADAELENILRSVPPRERFEHVFVSGGPGPDCRDLERDDVIFLKAGRISCLPEIRGAAKAGARIILLAPDPAEAAGLPDGIWDHIDDLWAGPCGAAALAARFGRLLDGLKLQRDSRLTHYYLDAVINATPSLIWFKDAVGAHLKVNDSFCRTVGKSKEDIEGRGHYYIWDLKKEEYEKGEYVCLETDTVVMEEGKTRVFDEFVKSKQGMRQFKTWKSPLFDDDGRIMGTVGVAHDVTNLATMSAELELLLGSLPFAVMITDAEDHIVNINEKFKEFFAVADSDVLGGDCRAWRENAMSGGQLVREEERAELRWKLNGREIVLDVQEQDILDVFSNRIGAIVIFRDVTLEREFERRLSRHANTDVLTGLYNRRYFYEHAQPGGTNGAESLLYVDLDHFKSVNDRWGHQAGDQALVTVAELLRASCPQAVVARLGGDEFALYWGDRPLDFLIRKARLLVKLVREAFRSSEALRLIAPSIGIVRCDEAGLTLDELIRRADVAMYTAKRGKLGYCVYEPGLEKRSDEALRSGAPDDEGAHADSRF
- a CDS encoding HMA2 domain-containing protein, whose protein sequence is MLNSLRLLKYVTSFSDGRVRIRHPALRREAVAATAREKLAAIDGVLSVDFNTVSGSVLILYDSARLPKERLVAVGEAWADYLDAVQAGRPAHVPDC
- a CDS encoding aminotransferase class I/II-fold pyridoxal phosphate-dependent enzyme, with product MRIPDFELEVFFGKHEFSAPHLLAQSDCEALSIAELLALEPDPAGAREAFLQTRLGYAENDGKPELRQAIARLYRNADNDRVLVQTGAQEGIFSCLNVLLEKGDHVICMFPAYQSLYEVARAVGCELSFWRFRQTGQGWALDFDALESLLRPHTRAIVVNTPHNPTGYALSDAELRALCALAAGRGIHVIADEVYKGLEDPDGSDENAWHARPAICELYERGVSIGVLSKAYGLPGLRIGWAVSRDRGLLTAMSRFKNYLSICCAAPSEELALVALCHAPAILARNRGIVRANLALADAFFARHAGLFTHNRPLAGPIGFHKIHIDGPMEGFCERLAREAGVLLLPGSVYGMDEPYFRMGYGRRNFGENLARFESWLAEAKLD
- a CDS encoding diaminopropionate ammonia-lyase; the protein is MRPVELALNARYAAQPDAAVPVPPSAFGPARARNVRGFHAGFPEYSPTPLCSLAGLAARLGLGRVLVKDESRRFGLKAFKGLGASWAVARILARRLNLPPDGLSRAALCGPEARDRLGEITLVTATDGNHGRGLAWAARQFGQRAVVFMPKGSAEARAAAIRALGAYCEITDLAYDDAVRHAAAHARAMGGVLVQDTAWDGYEEIPRWIMQGYTTLALEAREQMRAMGLTRPTHLLLQAGVGSFAAAVLSFFAVAGTEEGGPAPLAVIMEPHSADCIFRSIRSEDGRAHAAAGEMRTIMAGLACGEPSSLAWGILREHAFAAVACPDGLAANGMRMLAAPLPGDPALVSGESGAVGVGLLDYLARAPEAAAMRSALGLNESSVVLLISTEGDTEPDMYRRVVQDGACAFDFQSR
- a CDS encoding DUF6110 family protein, producing the protein MNSGIKFGLIFLGGIAFGALGAVALSKGKLNLKPVAADLISRGMDVKDALMSKVEAVKEDMEDLAAEARQASEKRKAAKESQETEQAQA